A window of Vespa velutina chromosome 15, iVesVel2.1, whole genome shotgun sequence contains these coding sequences:
- the LOC124954462 gene encoding ubiquitin carboxyl-terminal hydrolase isozyme L3, producing the protein MWCYNMAWVPLESNPEVMTKFLYKLGVPEQWNMIDIYGLEPDLLAVVPRPVLAVILLYPESVKTEVQNKEDEETKSKDNGKDRPDGVYHMKQIISNACGTVALIHSVANNMEEINLKEGFLKSFLDDSKDLSFAERGELLVNAQGIIDTHKESAQEGQTEAPEEDTPVYYHFVAFVRKNGTLYELDGRKPAPVDHGPTTRETLLEDSVRVCKEYMARDPSEMRFTVVALAASY; encoded by the exons atGTGGTGTTACAACATGGCGTGGGTTCCATTAGAATCAAATCCCGAG gTTATGACGAAG TTTTTGTACAAATTGGGTGTTCCCGAGCAATGGAACATGATTGACATTTATGGTTTAGAGCCAGATTTATTGGCAGTTGTGCCCAGACCAGTTTTGGCAGTTATTTTGCTTTATCCTGAATCAGTAAAG ACCGAGGTACAAAacaaagaagacgaagaaactAAATCAAAGGATAATGGAAAGGATAGACCAGATGGCGTTTATCACATGAAACAGATCATTTCCAATGCATGCGGTACGGTCGCATTAATTCATAGCGTGGCAAATAATATGGAAGA GATAAATCTTAAAGAGggatttttaaaatctttcttgGACGACTCGAAGGATCTTTCTTTTGCCGAACGCGGAGAACTTTTGGTTAATGCTCAAGGTATCATCGATACGCATAAAGAATCTGCCCAAGAAGGACAAACGGAG GCTCCCGAGGAGGACACTCCGGTGTATTATCATTTTGTTGCATTTGTACGAAAGAACGGGACGCTGTATGAGCTAG ATGGTCGTAAACCTGCACCTGTCGATCACGGACCGACTACACGAGAGACATTGTTGGAAGATTCTGTTCGTGTTTGTAAAGAATACATGGCACGTGATCCAAGTGAAATGCGCTTCACCGTTGTCGCTCTTGCTGCCAGTTATTAA